A DNA window from Phragmites australis chromosome 11, lpPhrAust1.1, whole genome shotgun sequence contains the following coding sequences:
- the LOC133883969 gene encoding small heat shock protein, chloroplastic-like, whose protein sequence is MQQAVVSNLHLITTSSSPVHRASWLTSPCVPKRGSARVRSMRNGSTESLDHLQRVSKAKQQQGTAPRRRAIQTTPFGLRDSFPEARTLDQMVRTMERIMGGEDDDDRVLVVPAAVAAPAVPRAENGVPAATAAAYWKGRTPWEVKERAGEYLVRFDMPGMTREDVRVSVQDRTLVVVAEKASKQEGTEEENEEEAWPAASFGRYRTRVELPENVEVERIAAEVRDGVLYLIIPKVSSGGKVVNIQVQ, encoded by the exons ATGCAGCAAGCTGTGGTCTCCAACCTGCACCTTATCACCACATCATCATCCCCTGTCCATCGTGCAAGCTGGCTCACATCGCCCTGCGTGCCCAAGAGAGGCTCGGCGAGGGTCCGGTCTATGAGGAACGGCTCCACGGAGAGCCTTGACCACCTCCAGAGGGTGTCCAAGGCCAAGCAGCAGCAGGGGACTGCTCCAAGAAGACGGGCCATCCAAACCACACCGTTTG GGCTACGGGACAGCTTCCCGGAAGCAAGAACgctggaccagatggtgcgcaCCATGGAGCGCATCATGGGcggcgaggacgacgacgaccgcGTCCTCGTCGTGCCCGCAGCGGTGGCGGCCCCTGCGGTGCCGCGCGCCGAGAACGGCGTCCCAGCAGCCACGGCGGCCGCGTACTGGAAGGGGCGGACGCCGTGGGAGGTCAAGGAGCGCGCGGGGGAGTACCTGGTGAGATTCGACATGCCGGGGATGACGCGGGAGGACGTGCGGGTGAGCGTGCAGGATCGGACGCTGGTGGTGGTCGCCGAGAAGGCTTCAAAGCAGGAAGGAACCGAGGAGGAAAATGAAGAGGAGGCGTGGCCGGCGGCGAGCTTCGGGCGGTATAGGACACGGGTGGAGCTGCCGGAGAACGTCGAGGTGGAGAGGATCGCGGCGGAGGTGAGGGACGGCGTACTGTACCTGATCATCCCCAAGGTGTCCTCAGGGGGCAAGGTCGTCAACATTCAGGTGCAGTGA